The genomic window attaaataaaaataaaactaagagttATTATCAATAATGAAAATATGGTAAGCCCCGAAACTTGACCTGTTTATTTTTAAgagaagcaggttgagcttttataAAAATCAAGTTACAACTCAGTAGGATATAAATGAGATGCGATTTGTGTTATAATTCGGAGATATAAGGGTTAGCCCCTAAAATCAACTTGATAATCTTGAAAATAAAGTTTATCAAGCTTGTCATTGGGAAAGTTGCTTATATTATTGTATTTTTGGACGAGCTTGTAGTTGATTGTTTGTTGGATTGACCCTGAATTTATAAGTGTCAGCTTGCTTTGACTGATTCCGACTTATAAATACCAATTTTTTTAGAGTGATTTCGAATTATAATTGCCAATTTGTTTGAAATAATTCCAACTTATAGGTGTCGGCTTGTTTGGATTGATTCCGACTTATAATTGCTAGTCTGTAGGAAGTGATTTCAACTTATAGGCATCGGCTTGTATGGATTGATTCCGACTTATAACTATCAATTTATTTTCGTATGATAACTTTAATATTGATTTGTCGTAATATATGTAGTGTGTAGAAAAAAAAGTAGTTAAACTAAAAGCaagaataataactaaaaataaagaatgaTGAAGTTAAAAATAATGTATTAGTTATTAAAGATTACCCTCTTAACATAGAAGGTACAGAATGGAGTGTCTCGTTAAAACCCCTCCAAACAAAACCCAGTGTGAGAAAAATCTTGTGAGTGAAAAAAGAGTACATCTTCAAGTCCTAACTTACAACTTAGCTATGGTATAGCTTCATGGATATTACGTTCCAAGTACCAGGTAGTTCTTTGTCTAGTAGTTTTTAAAGGGTATAAGTCCCTTTGCTAATCACTTTGCTAATTCAAAAAGGTTCTTTTGGTCATCCTCTTTTGACTGTGTTGGTTTGTTGATTTGCCAAGCTTGTCTAAGTTGTTCAATTTTCATCTGTTCAACTGCTTTTTCTTGAAATTTTGCTAAAGTCTTCAGCTTGGCAACATCAACAGTCTCCTAGAACTTGCCAGGACAAAGACCACTCTTAAAGGAATGGAGGTAGACGTCGAGGTTGAGGTTGGGATCTCCATTGCTATCTTATTAAACCTTATCATATAATCATAGAGACTTTCGTGTTGACCTTGTTTGATTGTGCTAAGTTAGTCAGAATTATGGACATAGATCTTGGATGCTGCAAAATTGTTAGTGAAAAAGTCGGCTAGTTCCTGAAAAGTAGAGAGAGAATCTGTAGGTAAAGATGAAAACCATAGTAAAGCAAAACGatctaaaaaagtaaaaaaataacaatataatATTGGGTCAGAAGCGTCATTAAGAAACATCATCGAATGAAACTTGGTGATGTGAATATTGGGGACACCAATTTCGTCATAGGGTTTTAGCGTTGTCGGCATAGTAAATTTTTTGGGTATTTAAAAGCTCATGATCTCTTTTAAAAAGGGTTGGTTCATTTTACTGGCGACTTTAGAGTGACTACCACCGTAGTCTTGACTTCCGAGGTATGGACGTACGCTCTCATTGATAGCCAATAGTTTGGTCTCAgtgggaggaggaggaggaggtggattCGTTTGCTCATCCACCATTAATTACAACAAACAAAAGAGGGTAAAAAATCGAGCAGAGAAGATGATAGTATGGTTAGATTTAAACTCGTGgtccacggtgggcgccaaatttTTCTGTGTAGTAAACCTGGCGATAGGTATAACTCGTCCTGTTCAGGGTTTGAACTCTTCTTCTGAGAACTGGTGTGTGTATTCAGAGTGAATAATGTACTTTTCTtattttggctttttttttttaacagggTTTGAATTTGAACGTGCTATATTGTGGTTACCAAGTTGACCTATTACTGCAAAGTTGTTAGATATGTTAGCCTGATTTTATGGTAATCGCTCCTAAAAAAATCATTAAAAGGGAGAAACCACGTATCTttgatttagttttatttatataGTTCCGATTCACAGGTAGTTCAGGTTGAGGAATTAGTAACGGATCACATATAAAAATTATCAATTGAAaaagtttttataaaaaatataaaaattaaaataataaatttaaaatttcggCTAAAgaattttaatagaaaaaaatagttGATTAATACCTGGAAATGGAGCTTTTTGGTGTATATACAAGTGGATGGACGTTCATCCATGCAATACGCACCCTGCGTGTTTGACACGTGGCAGACGCTGGTTGGATATCTTTGCAACACAGAACCTGTGAGGTAAGTCCTCTGCCTATAAAAATCGAAGCTCGTTACTATTTTACTGCATTGCAAGAGAGGTGTTTTTCTCTGCTATTGGTGTCATGGAGGGGCACTGCAAATATAGTGGTTTACCATAATGATGAGGTTATACGTAATACATATGAGGGCGAGCTTCGCTTGTGAGAGTACATTTTTGTTAGTGGTTTCGTGCACTACAACGTTTGTGAAACTACAGTATGGGTTCTGTCAGAGCATAGAGATTGATATTTTAAAGAGGAGAGCAACATTCTCTACCAAAGTTCGGTTGTAGTATTTGGTGGCCTGGTACAGTTTGAGGTTATGCCAATCGTTGACGAAACAAGTATTCAGCGGATGTTTTATATTCACCAGCAAACTCAGGTGCAACATCCATGGattgagttgtatgttgagtttgaacataTAAATGCAGATGAGGTTCAACATAACCCAAACGTGCAAGATGACAGAACTGAAATATACGAAGGAATGGACAATGATAGCGACGAGGAGTTCGAAGCTACTTATGAAGCCGGTGACGAGGACGAGGACGACGATGGGGAAGGTGAGACAGTCGCGGAAACCATAGTTGTTCCACCTGCAGTTAGTCAAATAATGGACGTTCCACCTTTTATGTGTAGCTTGAATCTTGACGCCATGCATGCACCGAAGTTTCCCGAATACGCAAACATAGGCATGTGAGCAGTGGGTAGTATGTTTCCTTAATTTTGTTTTGACAGATCAATTAGCGACAATTTATTATTGTTATAGGTGTTGCTAACCCCGAGGACGGGGGAGTTCCGGATCAGAATGGAGTACGGTTCTAGAAAATCAGTCATTGTGGCAATTCAAAGTTACACTATCTCCAGAGGAGTAGATTACATTGTTTACAAATCTGAGCCACAGACGTTCTATGCACAATGCAAGACTTATGGACGTGGGTGCGACTggcttattcataggttgtactGATGACCAACTCCCTGTCCCTCTACTGGACCTGACCCACCTGCGACTGCCAGAGCTGAAGGACCAGGGATATACTCGTCAACAACCTCCTGTTGTGTCAGCGTATTCAAGTCAAGATCGCTCGGAGGATCTGTTGGCACATTCATACGACCTGCATCGATCTCAAGATGCGGATCGATGCAACCACTCTCTCGACTATCAAGTGTGGGGGTATGATGGCTTTGACGATCCGATCCGTCCACTGATGCCCGGTGTGACTGCGGCGACTGCTGAGGTGGcgttgcatcaaatatatcctcaAGAGGATCACCACCATCAAGAAAATGACGGATGATCATATCATCCGTATACTGCTTAACCTGTGGTGATAATGCCGAAAAGTCTGCATACTCAAATCCCAGATGGACATGCTCATTGTGAGGCTGACTGTGATGGCTGTGGTGGCTGTGATAGGTGTCATAGCTGTGATGGCTGGGCTGTGGTCGCTGAGGCATTGGCCGGCGATGATAAGGAAATGGCTGAAACACTGCATATGGCTGTTGGGGTGGCTGCTGAGGAATGAACTCTGGAAATCTCAAGTACATCCAGAATGAATCAATGTACCAACGACGGTAATCGCAGACGGGCTAAAGTTGGCGATTGGTTGTGAATTCCTATCTCGCAAAAAATTGTTGCGGTGGTTCCCCTATTGCTGAATCCAATCATGGAGTATGATGCTCTAATCATGGTAGTGTATTCCCCGAAGAGTGTAACAATGCTGGTCAAGAGGGATGTCTTGTGCCGGCAGAGGGGGGAACTGTGCATACCCGTATTGGCAGACCACTCGGTCCATAGGATGACATTCAACACACTCGAACGAAACCAACGGCCCTATCATGTCACACACATGAAGGTGGTGCTGTAACTCGGCCGAGACGATGATGCCGAGATATGGCTGAAACATAAACTGCAAAATGTTGCACAAGCTAAGTTAGATTATTCATATcgtaaattattttcaataaattaatACCGATACTGACCTCTTCCATGTAGTCTATGTCGTGCCTAATAGACACCGCTCTCCTCGACATCCACGCATTGGTTCATGGATGATGACTCCACCTGCAATACACAACATTATAGCAGAGTTCAAATTACGTCTTGCcagtaaaacataaataaaatacaagacAAACTCCAATAAACTATATACTGTTACAGTATTACCTGCGGGCAACTGGTATCTCAGCAGTGCAAGCTGGTGTCTCGGAATGGGCGCAAGAAAGGGCATTCGCTTCAACACCCAAACAAGCAACAAATCAAGCGAACCGTCTATCTCCTTGCAATCGTACCGCGATGCACGGCATAATGTCCTGTAAAGATGTGTAAGAGTTGCTGACCCCCAACTGTAAGTGTCAATCTGCTCAAAATTTTGGAGCAGTGGTAGGTACTTTGTGTGGGCATATCAGTCGACTTATATGTGAAGAGGGTGGTTCCCAATAGACAGAAGATGTAACATCTAACGTATCGCTGAACAGACTCCCAAGTGTCTAAAGGCTATGTCTCTGATATGGCGAACCCAGGACAACTTTATGTAACTTTTAGATGAACTACTCAGGACGGGTTCGCTGCCAAAAATCGCCATGTTCTGGTTGACCAAGAAGTCCTGACTGCTATCAGTCTAACCGGTCACAAACTCTCCATCAATCGGTAGGCCAAATATGTGTAATACGTCCTCCAATGTCACTGTAACCTCACCGATTGGCAATACGAAGGAATGAGTCTTTAGCATCCACCTTTCCACAAGAGCAGATAGCAAGCGGGAATGCCCTCTTATCTGTCTCACTCTCGATACATGGTAGAATCCCGTTGTTCGTAAAGCATGCTTGATTGCCGGGTGCCACTATTCCGGCAGATCTAGCTTACGGGGCAGAATATTCCTATTAGCCTGAATACAGGACAATCGAAatacaaattataaattattaaaaattaaaaaaatacatattacaactaaataaaaataacattacaacataaaataataatataaaattcaaaaaatatcttaatattattaatcacaaaattaatataattattttatttttgaaatatcacaaaatattattaattatattacaCATTCATATTAATAGAAATAATAAACTTATATAATTAGGATGTCCCAAATAGTTAATAATATGATCTTTCGGAGACATATAATCACGTACCATTTTAGATATACTAAAATCACTTTCAGTTAAAACCAACTTACTCACTCACTTTCCAAACCTAACCCTAAACCCTTGTACTCAACTCTCTCCAAACTCTCCAAAATCCTTGCACTCAACCCTTGTATAACTCATGCACCAACCCTCACTAACTCTCCAAAACCCTTTACCTCCAACACTCACTTCACACACAACTAAACCCCAACCCTCACTCAAACACAACGAAACACCACCTCCTAACCCTCACTCACACACCACCAAAACCTCAGCATTCTTTTATACACCCCTAAACTCaccaacccttcaccaatcctcGCACCCATTTACTCCTCCCACTTCCTGTTGCATGGGTTGTCCCCTGCATGGAGACGCCTCGGGAAGCAGCAGTCAACACGCAACCTGCGTGCTGCTGGGGAACAACCACGTGGAATCATGCANNNNCTGCGTGGAATCTCGGTAAAAGTAACATGCAGAGTGCGTATTGAACGATTGCTTGACACGTGGCGAATGTTGGTGCGTGGTAGAAGTTAGGtcaattaagaaattataatataatagaacagtGTTGTGAGTATAgcccttaaccagctaagatccgcctcaccaatttagaagagtgtcacaaaaatttagaatagaaaaaatactgggagtatgaatcccaggtcgtctcccaacgagttgcaaggaagggtgctattttattaattaggaatttttccgagagtttgagagttgaataatgagcaattaaataattgtaacttaaagcaataaaactaagaatgattattgatattctaaataaaaaaccctgactgggggaatgattaattggaagttctatccttgttgggatcttttaagtgtagtattaaaaaggttgttgttttcacttagttaacccttactaaataaaggaaagtcaagtaattgaactaactcttattcgcaaatcctagtcctctcccatgggaaggtctagcgttagtaaatatagaactagccaacaacttccagtttaatcaacacctaagccttccaactcaagtgtctcttcctaatcaacccccatgtcaagtatggaatctactccattgacatgaatataacgctcataaaaatataagaagacatgatgaattaaataaaaataaggatttaaaattaattagaaataaaagtaattctctgcattaacaatccatgaaaataatccaattactactttaaataagaattaagaatatggaataaataaataaaagagtaagtaaagagacaaactagaataatgtcttcaacggagatAATGACTTTTTCAATATcctaaaagcaaaagcaataaattaggaatgtaaagagaacctagaagAAGAGTAATCCTCTCTAGATTCATAtctaaaaaacctaaaactatcctaatgagaatatgtgaaaAGTTGTGTCGTATGCGTtttcttgagtctctgcatgttccctggctttattctgtgtttctgggccgaaaattgggtcaaaacgcggcccgaaatcgcccccagcgttttttgttaagtttgcagatcgcgcagttcacgcgtacgcgtcgtccacgcgttcacgtcattcagcgattttttcttgtcacgcgagcgcgtcatccacgcgttcgcgtcattcgtgcagactccaatccacgcgtacgcgtcaggcacgcgcacgcgtcgctgcaattttctccattccgcgcgttCGCGTGAGCCACGCGCGCGCatcggtgttcgctggtcatctctttaatttcttgtgttccttccatttttgcaagcttcctctccattctctaagacattcctgccctataaagcctgaaacacttaatacacggatcacggcatcgaatggtataaaggagaattaaaatatactaattaaagatctttaggaagcaagttttcaatcataaaacaatactaggaagtgattgtaaaatcatgcaaatcacatgaataagtaggtaaatgcttgatgaaaccactcaattaaatacaagataaaccataaaatagtagtttatcaaatgTCTACTGTGAATTTTTGCTAAAGATGCTTCAAATCTCTATTAAAGGTAACACGCAGGTTGCGTGTTGTAATACATTTCTGACGCATCTACATTTGTGTAAAACACCCCAAACACCAATATTTAACAAAAACACTTTTCTTTTTCCATATCTAAAATAATTTCTATAAAATTTTTATGNNNNNNNNNNNNNNNNNNNNNNNNNNNNNNNNNAATGCTTAATGCTTTAAGAGGATTCACAAGAACTTTAAGAAATTAAGAATTCACTAAAAACAATTCAACTCTATTTTCATTGTGGAAAGCTAAGAGGAATGAGATAATCAGTATTAAAGAATAAAGacgaaaaaagaaaggaaaaaacaaaaacacaTTGGAAAAACACTTCCTAGTATTATGGTGACCTGGTGAGGCATTGGTAGCACAGAAACACAACCACACAAAGAAGAACAATGCGCGCCTCGCCATCGTCAcactcttcttctttccttttctctcaaccaccttcctcttcctcttcgacAACACCACCACCACACTCTCTCTCATTCTTTCACCTTTTTCCCTTCCATTTCAAAAATCTCTCCACTCCCAAACCACGCTCCCTCAACAACCACCCTCACTTCTTCTCATGCTCCGCTTCCAAATTCTCTTTGGATGTCGATCATGAAGACGAAGATGAAGATAATGATGTTGCTTCTTCTTCTGGTGATTTATTTCTGActgatgattatgatgatgatgatgatgatggtgaagatgatgatgatggtgaagtaTCAGAAGAGTATTTGGCAGAGGATGGTGTGTACATAGAGGTGGTGAAGCTTGGCGAGAACTCACGAAGAATCGAATCCAGAATCTCCGTCAATGCTTCGCTTGATGCCGTTTGGAGCATCTTGACGGATTATGAGAGGTTGGCTGATTTCATTCCTGGCCTTGCCGTTAGCCAATTGCTCGAAAAGGGTGAAAATTATGCTCGTCTCTTGCAGGTTCCTCTCTCTAATTCTTGATTTTCTCCAAATAGggtatttctttttcaattctttcgTAGAAATTATTAGTTGTTTGGTCTTCTTTGCAGCATGTTAATTATTAGTTGAGTCAATCACATGGTCCTAGAGTATCGATAATTATTTGGTTCCACTTGACAAATCCATTCAATTTTTCAGCGAACCAAATATTTTCAGGGTCAAAATAGTGGTGGTTGACTTACCATGCCTAGAATGAGACATCATCAATACTACTTTATCAGTGAGCTCATCTTTCGGGAGTTATATTGGTAGTTTTCTTAGTTTGCTGAAATGTGCTGGGTTTGGTTTGGGCTTACTCCCATTTATGTATGAATTCCATTCTTTATTAATGAGGGGATGATATAGTAAGAAGATTGAACTTACCTtattagatattattttattttgagtttAGTCCTGAGAAATTTTGCTGAAGTTTGCTTCCATTGGACATGTCAAGTCCCACGGAAGCAAGGCTGCTTTTGTTTTTGAGAACAGTGTAAGATAAGACACTAAGAATAAGAAAAGGataaagacacaaaattttgtgtttttgtattgtgtttggtgataaactagaacaaattataaaaatctaatttattctcatttttttttcattcaaaaaatttgagaagaaaaatataataataaaaaatataattatgaaaaattaacaagaataatgaaagaaaaaatgaaaaataagttatGTCCCTTATTAGTGTTTTCGTGTCCTAATGTCTTTAGACAtattgtctctgtccatgtctcctcTCTCAAACACGATTGTGTGTTTCTGAGTCCCTGTCTTagtgtcctgtctctgtaaacaaacgcagcgCAAATGTCAAGGACCTCTTTGGTATTTTTCATTCTTTAAGGATGAATTTGTCCAACACAAAATTTCTCGGGAATTAAGTTGTcattttactcttttatttttttgtactGGACAGGGTTGATGAGAAAATGGGTAACAAGATTAAAAGAACAGAAAagtttattttccctttttttcCTGGAATAAGATACTGTAAGGTGAGGATAACTATAAAATGAGAAAGTAATGATTAATTATTCTTGGATCATTTTTGTTGGATCCCATACACAATTTAATTTACTGATTATAGGGTGGTTAGTACTTCACTTTTTCACTTTACAACTACCCTTACTTTACAGGATGAAAACCTTACTTCACTATTTGATGGTTTAGTTGGAAACAGGCATGAGCTTGAAAAGAGTGTTTATATTAGTGACTAAGATTCATACAACTGTTGCAAGTGATTGGGATTGATTAGAATTGATTAGAATTTAAAAGCCTGTTTTGATTATCTTTCCACAATGCTGCATAACAAACAGATAAATACCATACCAAAGTAAGAATTATTTCTTGCATATTGAAAATTTCTCTCTTTATAATGAACCTTCTGGTCTAGAGGCTTAAACAAAAGGCGCATTAGGTTAGAAGCTCTCAGAACTCAAGGATTATGGCCTCTTGGCCCGCTCAATCAATATGGTTGCAATTTGATCCTTCATTTCTTAACCCATGCTCCTAATATCAAAAAGTGTGCCCTTGAGGTGAAAGCTTTGTCTGGACCAGGGTTCTTGCCTAGAATAATACAAATTATTCAGATTCAGAAACATATAATAGACTAAGTTTCACCCATTACAAATTCAATGccacaatattttttgttttcctaTGACCTAAATTGTACACTGATGTCTTTTAGAGATTTTTACTTGTTTGTCTCTAATAATGTTAATTATTGTTCAATGTTCATAATATGCACAGATTGGACAGCAGAACTTGGCATTTGGAATTAAGTTTAATGCTAAAGTAGTTGTAGATTGTTATGAGAAAGAGCTGGAGACTCTTGTGTCTGGTATTAAGCGTGACATTGAATTCAAGATTATAGAAGGAGATTTTCAAGTCTTTGAAGGAAAATGGTCTATTTTGCAGGTATCAAACTTTTTCCTGTGCTGCTGTTGTGATAATTCTTCGAGATCCAGCATAAATATCATATGCATTTTGCATAAATCATAGTTTGAGGCACTCTGTGACATAAGTAGCCTCATTAAGAATTCTGAGATTTCATTAAGTTCATTGGTTTTCTTCTGAAACATTTTGATCAAATCTTGGAATGAATGGGAAAAGGAAGTGAAGTCTATAAATTTTGGAACCATATAGTAATCTGGGATGAGGTATAAAAATGAGTTCAATTTTGACATTGATAGTGTGTAGAAGTGCAATTCATTAATTATCTCTGTTTTGTTAGTTAAAATGTCAATGCAAATTATTTAGGCAATACAGTGCTAAGTATTTAAGCTATGATGGCTTTGCAGCAGTTCAACAATGGAAGTTGTGAAGATTCTCAGGTCCAAGTTAACACCACACTCTCATATATCGTTGATATTAGGCCGAAGCTATGGTTGCCCGTGCATCTCATAGAGGGTAGACTTTGCAATGAGATAAAGAGGAATCTTGTAGCAGTTAGGGACGAATCTCATAAGGCTATTGACAGTACTATACATGCATGGTAATTCGAATTAAGTTGCTGTAATTTACATGAatcatataaagaaaaaaaatggggaAAAATTGAGACAACAATAGTTTATTCATTAATTCTCTTCTCACTTTTGGAGAGGTGCAAGCTTGGGTAGTTTGAAACTCTTTCTAGTTTCTATATGTTAGACCTTTTCCGATCActggattgaaaaagaaaaaaaagactaattttttaattaacagatcttcaaGCTGGGCCCTATATCTCATCGATCAAGCTTATATAATGCTATGACCCAGATAATAGAGCTTATATAATGCAACCCCCATGCTTAACTTGTTTTCTTTAAGCTGAAAATTGGTGGGTTCATGCAGTGCAGTCAGGAACCTTAAGCTGAGGGGCTGGTGTGATCTTTAAGATCAACTCTACATTGTTTTATGGTTACATGCATAATTCGCAGTCTTGACTCTTGACCTCATCCTCTTTTGCATTCCAAGGAACTTGAAGGAAGAGCTTCTTGGATGGGTAAGGCGCAGGAAGAGCTTCATGGTTAAAACCAGCAATACAATGCTTATTTTCAATATGAAAAATATTAGGAACCAGCACTTTTTATATTAGTCAAGAATTTGGATCATTCccattatgtatatatatatctgTCGTCCTCATTTGAGACTAAGTAGAACAAGCCATATGTAGCCACGTTCACATTAATGGCAGAACGCATCAATTTGATTCAAGATCAATTATATTACAATCCAGCTTTCAACTGTCTACTGTACAAGTAAAAGAAAGCCACCGATTTGTACTTCGGTataactgttacatctttttaaAGAGTAATGAAAACAAAAATGTTCTGCAACAAAATTACTGTTTTTGGAACAAAGTTCCATATAATCCTATAACAATCTGCAGAGGACAGTCTAGGAACTCATCGCGTTAAGTTACAATCACTGACTTGTGGATAGACCAAACCATCATCTAGATCTATGAGAAAGTATAGGGCGTACAGCATCTTTGAAGTCATCATAAAACCTCTGTTCAGAAAACCTCGTCGCTCGTCTCCTCGCAGCCGCAGCCATTGTAAGTCTCTCTGTCTCTGGCATCCCTATAACTCTCAAAATGGCATCAGCATATTCCTCAACGGTGCAGGCAAGAAATCCTGTTTGTTCTCCATCTTCATCTAATACAATGTCCATTTTTGGTCCAGCAGAATTATGAGCTGACACACAAACATCACAAAAATAATTAATGTAAATGCACCCAACATAGAGGAAAATGAAATTTTTAAGTATTTACTTAAAGGTAAAATTTCATACAACACCCACCAATTGGGATGGCACCAGCAGCCATATATTCCACAACACTAATACCAAAATGCTCGTCTGTCATGGAATGGATGCCTGCAACAGCGGCACCTAGAAGTCCCACCAAATCTCTGCAGGTTATGGCAATAACAGCATTGAATATTAAGGTTCTACAAGCACAAACTAGAACAACCAATTAACTGTGTAAAAAGCAAGGTGATTACAATGATCATTTAATTTGATTGAGAAACATTTCGTAATTTATCTGAATCCCGAATATTAATTGAAGCCATTGaagtttttctctcttttatcgCAATCAGCTAGTCTGAGTTATACGTGTATCATGACTAATAGACTGCTAGTTGAACTCCCATCAACTCCATGACCTAAGTAATGACTAGGAACCATGCAGCCTGCCAGACTCACTATTGATCTTTATAATCTTTGGTAGAATAGCTGTGACTTAGAGGAACCATAATAGGTTGTTCGAGCAAAGCAACAAGATGAATAGGTCAACATACCAATCATGACATTCCAGCAAATAGTTAACAATTTAACCTTGAGAAATAGCTCTACAATAACTGCATTTTATGCTATATATATCTTTGATAGATGATTCAAATCACATATGATCAACCGAATGTCTAGGGACTAGGGTATACAGGGACTAGGGTATATGTTCTACTTTTACAAGAGCAAGGTGCAGCACGTTCAAGTTGAGAAGCAAGAGTATGGTATACTATA from Arachis ipaensis cultivar K30076 chromosome B09, Araip1.1, whole genome shotgun sequence includes these protein-coding regions:
- the LOC107617990 gene encoding uncharacterized protein LOC107617990 isoform X4; this translates as MRASPSSHSSSFLFSQPPSSSSSTTPPPHSLSFFHLFPFHFKNLSTPKPRSLNNHPHFFSCSASKFSLDVDHEDEDEDNDVASSSGDLFLTDDYDDDDDDGEDDDDGEVSEEYLAEDGVYIEVVKLGENSRRIESRISVNASLDAVWSILTDYERLADFIPGLAVSQLLEKGENYARLLQIGQQNLAFGIKFNAKVVVDCYEKELETLVSGIKRDIEFKIIEGDFQVFEGKWSILQFNNGSCEDSQVQVNTTLSYIVDIRPKLWLPVHLIEGRLCNEIKRNLVAVRDESHKAIDSTIHACAVRNLKLRGWCDL
- the LOC107617990 gene encoding uncharacterized protein LOC107617990 isoform X2, which codes for MRASPSSHSSSFLFSQPPSSSSSTTPPPHSLSFFHLFPFHFKNLSTPKPRSLNNHPHFFSCSASKFSLDVDHEDEDEDNDVASSSGDLFLTDDYDDDDDDGEDDDDGEVSEEYLAEDGVYIEVVKLGENSRRIESRISVNASLDAVWSILTDYERLADFIPGLAVSQLLEKGENYARLLQIGQQNLAFGIKFNAKVVVDCYEKELETLVSGIKRDIEFKIIEGDFQVFEGKWSILQFNNGSCEDSQVQVNTTLSYIVDIRPKLWLPVHLIEGRLCNEIKRNLVAVRDESHKAIDSTIHAWNLKEELLGWVRRRKSFMVKTSNTMLIFNMKNIRNQHFLY
- the LOC107617990 gene encoding uncharacterized protein LOC107617990 isoform X3, with product MRASPSSHSSSFLFSQPPSSSSSTTPPPHSLSFFHLFPFHFKNLSTPKPRSLNNHPHFFSCSASKFSLDVDHEDEDEDNDVASSSGDLFLTDDYDDDDDDGEDDDDGEVSEEYLAEDGVYIEVVKLGENSRRIESRISVNASLDAVWSILTDYERLADFIPGLAVSQLLEKGENYARLLQIGQQNLAFGIKFNAKVVVDCYEKELETLVSGIKRDIEFKIIEGDFQVFEGKWSILQQFNNGSCEDSQVQVNTTLSYIVDIRPKLWLPVHLIEGRLCNEIKRNLVAVRDESHKAIDSTIHACAVRNLKLRGWCDL
- the LOC107617990 gene encoding uncharacterized protein LOC107617990 isoform X1 encodes the protein MRASPSSHSSSFLFSQPPSSSSSTTPPPHSLSFFHLFPFHFKNLSTPKPRSLNNHPHFFSCSASKFSLDVDHEDEDEDNDVASSSGDLFLTDDYDDDDDDGEDDDDGEVSEEYLAEDGVYIEVVKLGENSRRIESRISVNASLDAVWSILTDYERLADFIPGLAVSQLLEKGENYARLLQIGQQNLAFGIKFNAKVVVDCYEKELETLVSGIKRDIEFKIIEGDFQVFEGKWSILQQFNNGSCEDSQVQVNTTLSYIVDIRPKLWLPVHLIEGRLCNEIKRNLVAVRDESHKAIDSTIHAWNLKEELLGWVRRRKSFMVKTSNTMLIFNMKNIRNQHFLY
- the LOC107617990 gene encoding uncharacterized protein LOC107617990 isoform X5; the protein is MRASPSSHSSSFLFSQPPSSSSSTTPPPHSLSFFHLFPFHFKNLSTPKPRSLNNHPHFFSCSASKFSLDVDHEDEDEDNDVASSSGDLFLTDDYDDDDDDGEDDDDGEVSEEYLAEDGVYIEVVKLGENSRRIESRISVNASLDAVWSILTDYERLADFIPGLAVSQLLEKGENYARLLQIGQQNLAFGIKFNAKVVVDCYEKELETLVSGIKRDIEFKIIEGDFQVFEGKWSILQQFNNGSCEDSQVQVNTTLSYIVDIRPKLWLPVHLIEGRLCNEIKRNLVAVRDESHKAIDSTIHACQEP